A window of the Phragmites australis chromosome 20, lpPhrAust1.1, whole genome shotgun sequence genome harbors these coding sequences:
- the LOC133902259 gene encoding adenylate isopentenyltransferase-like: MLTIKPVVIMGATGTGKTKLSIDVCKLISGEVVNADKMQIYPGLDIATNKVHLKDGCGIPHHLIGAILAITDDFSVSFFRSIATITTKSIVRRGHVPVLVGGSNSLIHGFLGVTLVDHFDPSLVDPFANARYRPTLRFQSCLLWLHAHELVLKEYLNHRVDDMVDAGLVEELKEFFDSMAIRKLAEHTRLARAIGVLELSEYFAGRKRLCVSIDEMKANTHALAKAQTAKIQHIVDVWGWPVCSLDATETIRAHLTGSNDTVKAIAWERDVSGPALTTINEFLDS; encoded by the exons ATGTTGACGATTAAACCAGTGGTGATCATGGGTGCTACGGGCACGGGTAAGACAAAGCTATCAATTGATGTATGCAAGCTGATTAGTGGTGAAGTGGTGAATGCTGACAAGATGCAAATCTATCCTGGGCTTGACATCGCAACCAACAAGGTCCATCTGAAGGATGGATGTGGTATTCCTCATCACCTTATTGGGGCTATTTTAGCAATTACCGATGATTTTTCTGTATCTTTCTTCCGATCTATTGCAACCATTACTACAAAGTCTATTGTAAGGCGTGGTCATGTACCGGTTCTGGTAGGTGGCTCAAACTCACTGATCCATGGATTCCTT ggtgttacacttGTTGACCATTTTGATCCCTCCCTTGTTGATCCTTTTGCAAATGCGAGGTATCGGCCAACTTTAAGGTTCCAAAGCTGCCTCCTGTGGCTCCATGCTCATGAGTTAGTTCTTAAGGAATATCTCAACCACCGTGTTGACGATATGGTTGATGCTGGTTTGGTGGAGGAACTCAAAGAATTCTTTGATTCTATGGCCATTCGCAAGCTTGCCGAGCACACTAGGCTAGCTAGGGCAATCGGTGTGTTGGAactaagtgaatattttgccgGACGCAAGAGACTTTGTGTTTCCATAGATGAGATGAAAGCCAATACGCATGCCCTTGCAAAAGCACAGACTGCAAAGATTCAACATATTGTTGATGTTTGGGGTTGGCCTGTTTGCTCCCTTGATGCCACAGAAACCATACGTGCGCATCTCACTGGATCAAACGATACTGTGAAGGCCATAGCATGGGAACGCGATGTGAGTGGTCCTGCACTTACTACTATAAATGAGTTTTTGGATAGTTGA